One Thermicanus aegyptius DSM 12793 DNA segment encodes these proteins:
- a CDS encoding EAL domain-containing protein — protein sequence MLSLAKEPIINLVTGEILSFELLCRPRAMSIQEFFSTYDRIDLWGRELACILYGIDLQKTFRSPITMNITLSSLSFFLKTNLTWEGGVEIVEWGPKTEIDLAIATHLLKERGLMVFADDLKLSEWEMWRDIQVDGYKVRKNDVEETLLEELLGTQKILIVEEIETEEEKEWAKEIGFRFGQGYLFNTKKGEKNNAKKV from the coding sequence TTGTTATCTTTAGCGAAAGAGCCGATCATTAACCTTGTCACCGGAGAAATTCTGTCCTTTGAGCTTTTATGTCGCCCAAGAGCAATGAGTATACAGGAATTTTTTTCGACATATGATCGAATTGATCTTTGGGGTAGAGAGCTTGCTTGTATCTTGTATGGGATCGACCTACAAAAGACGTTTCGTTCTCCAATCACGATGAACATCACGCTTTCATCACTCTCTTTTTTCCTAAAGACGAATCTTACATGGGAAGGTGGTGTAGAGATTGTAGAATGGGGACCTAAAACGGAAATAGATTTAGCGATAGCAACACATTTGCTCAAAGAAAGAGGCCTTATGGTATTTGCAGACGATCTCAAGCTAAGTGAATGGGAGATGTGGCGGGATATACAAGTGGATGGGTACAAGGTGCGAAAGAATGATGTAGAAGAAACTCTGTTGGAAGAGCTATTGGGCACGCAAAAAATATTAATAGTAGAGGAAATCGAAACAGAAGAGGAAAAAGAATGGGCAAAAGAAATAGGTTTTCGTTTTGGACAAGGATATTTGTTTAACACAAAGAAAGGAGAAAAAAATAATGCCAAAAAAGTGTGA
- a CDS encoding M23 family metallopeptidase, translated as MSSYQDDYKVPGSDKARQIAGQALRHLGKRLMQQLFRRAAMALFKNPYFWLAVIGFIVFYLLFSFAYGLVIEAPKDIFHNIVSWTDNWADKVRVFFGGDPRTPQRYLTPDFYQWYKDIANYWKEGLSEEEAMLYSEHALPWSLLLAVDRATHDGIFLQSKTITPEPRDVFEALRPRFVWQPSYEYYYDEACEPELDAEGNPIKDENGKQVYKKTSAENTVKKRTLVRADTIVGTYKYEGEWVDKEWYESSPCGQLKHKRRFEVMNLVSAPSGPELYMPLREYLVAHGFIKKLDMDLVIELAKAYDPLTSIQFALYSDNQQPDLSGKILDDPTMRAAVQNLYDKRPELLNELTWPVSGYNRISSVFGWREHPVTHKRSFHEGIDIPAPKGTEIYSAYSGKVIYAGWYGAYGNAIIVLTDGDPKVKTLYGHLSEIKVTAGADVEAGQAIGLVGSTGLSTGPHLHFGIYVDDVATDPAMHFSIKDNTFPEVGGGDHGEE; from the coding sequence TTGTCCTCATATCAGGACGATTACAAAGTTCCGGGTTCCGATAAAGCACGTCAAATAGCCGGTCAAGCTCTTCGACATTTAGGGAAAAGGCTTATGCAGCAGCTTTTTCGTAGAGCGGCTATGGCACTTTTTAAAAATCCTTATTTTTGGCTTGCTGTTATCGGGTTTATAGTATTTTATTTACTTTTTTCTTTTGCATATGGTTTAGTCATAGAGGCACCTAAGGATATTTTTCATAATATTGTTTCGTGGACAGATAATTGGGCGGACAAAGTGCGCGTCTTTTTTGGCGGCGATCCGAGAACACCGCAACGTTATTTGACCCCAGATTTTTATCAGTGGTATAAAGATATTGCAAATTACTGGAAGGAAGGACTATCGGAAGAAGAAGCGATGCTTTATTCGGAGCACGCATTACCGTGGTCTCTTCTTCTCGCGGTAGACAGGGCAACGCATGACGGAATTTTTTTGCAAAGTAAGACGATCACGCCTGAACCAAGAGATGTCTTTGAGGCGCTAAGACCACGGTTTGTATGGCAACCATCTTATGAATATTATTATGATGAAGCATGTGAACCGGAGCTCGATGCAGAAGGGAACCCGATTAAGGATGAAAACGGCAAACAAGTTTATAAGAAAACGAGTGCAGAAAATACCGTTAAAAAACGGACGCTTGTGCGGGCTGATACCATTGTCGGAACCTATAAATATGAAGGAGAATGGGTAGATAAAGAATGGTATGAAAGTAGTCCGTGCGGACAATTGAAACATAAGCGTCGATTCGAGGTAATGAATCTGGTTTCGGCTCCATCGGGCCCGGAACTGTACATGCCGCTAAGAGAATATTTGGTCGCACATGGTTTCATTAAAAAACTGGATATGGATTTGGTAATTGAACTGGCAAAAGCCTATGATCCTCTAACTTCAATCCAGTTTGCGTTATATAGTGATAATCAACAGCCGGATTTGTCGGGTAAGATTCTGGATGATCCGACTATGCGTGCAGCCGTTCAGAATTTGTACGATAAACGTCCGGAACTTCTTAATGAGTTAACGTGGCCCGTATCAGGATATAACAGAATCTCGTCGGTTTTTGGATGGCGTGAACACCCGGTTACGCATAAACGAAGTTTTCATGAAGGTATAGACATTCCGGCTCCAAAGGGTACGGAAATTTATTCGGCATATTCCGGTAAGGTGATTTACGCTGGCTGGTACGGAGCTTACGGGAATGCGATCATTGTTCTGACAGACGGTGATCCGAAGGTAAAAACGCTCTACGGACATCTTTCGGAGATTAAGGTGACGGCTGGGGCGGATGTAGAAGCCGGGCAGGCAATCGGACTTGTAGGTTCAACAGGGCTTTCGACAGGTCCACACCTGCATTTCGGAATTTATGTTGATGATGTGGCGACCGATCCGGCGATGCATTTTTCGATAAAAGATAATACATTCCCTGAAGTCGGGGGAGGGGATCATGGGGAGGAGTAA
- the cpaB gene encoding Flp pilus assembly protein CpaB — MKGRKVFLLTGLILAVLAGYLVNGYIKKFSETKTVYAFTQDVDPTVPLSPDMLIEKELPVAAVPQDAITDKNVVTGKNTRGIVLKDTIARLQMFIDTEKTRVSGTLLQKGGDLVAIALPLSIETTVGGSVLPGDKVDVYALSKAGAEKILEGVEVIKGTPAPQKNNDQAANKNEAIVLAVPQDRVDAYERAIAAGSTIQVVLLPLQGQNH; from the coding sequence GTGAAAGGAAGAAAAGTCTTTTTGCTTACTGGGCTGATTCTCGCTGTACTTGCGGGATATCTGGTGAATGGGTATATTAAAAAGTTTTCGGAAACAAAAACAGTCTATGCATTTACACAAGATGTAGATCCAACCGTACCACTTTCTCCAGATATGTTGATTGAAAAAGAGTTGCCGGTGGCAGCCGTTCCTCAGGATGCCATTACGGATAAAAACGTCGTGACAGGGAAAAACACCCGCGGGATCGTACTGAAAGACACGATTGCAAGGCTTCAGATGTTTATTGACACAGAGAAAACGAGGGTAAGCGGTACCCTACTTCAAAAGGGGGGAGACTTAGTTGCTATCGCTCTTCCTTTGTCGATTGAAACAACGGTAGGTGGAAGTGTACTTCCAGGTGATAAGGTGGATGTGTACGCGCTCTCCAAGGCGGGGGCAGAGAAAATACTTGAAGGGGTGGAAGTGATTAAAGGCACACCTGCACCTCAGAAGAATAACGATCAGGCGGCAAACAAGAATGAAGCGATTGTTTTAGCAGTGCCTCAAGATCGAGTCGATGCATATGAAAGGGCGATTGCGGCGGGATCGACCATTCAAGTGGTTCTCCTTCCGCTACAAGGTCAGAATCACTAA
- a CDS encoding AAA family ATPase: MNVLLAGDSGFIDEQQRNLREMGHNVVALATSIPKAADLFRSAGYDGVFLGFPLEDAVTLLKDIKPKAGAKVWVLVNAINLDVWKALAPLGAIPVVHGMEKETLKTTETKTEEKTDPTEEDDVKKKDIAARKMKVSEKTAKFGVLKHRIFAVYSPKGGVGKTTLATFLGYSIAKNTNLKVSIIDLDHTREGSDVARKFGLFSITDDMQKIKTIVNFHRFPEKEYRSWDKIRDFLQETSLPSLYYLASPMNVEDNELITAELTEKVAYILKNHFDILIFDLADDLRGGNVKAMEISDAILFVSGADIDSIDISSGFIRRTVTKLNLPLEKFRLVLNQIPDRPLYTLQSVSEKIGLPLFAEIPEDPELRKWRTEKNAVTDAIFETKYGKALKELTKNLLPEGSFVAKKKQSFLSRLFGRKEE, translated from the coding sequence GTGAACGTTTTACTTGCGGGAGATAGCGGATTTATCGATGAACAACAGAGAAATTTGAGGGAGATGGGCCACAACGTTGTGGCTCTCGCTACCTCAATCCCAAAAGCTGCCGATTTGTTCCGTTCAGCCGGGTACGACGGGGTGTTTCTCGGTTTCCCGCTGGAAGATGCCGTAACACTTCTCAAAGACATTAAGCCGAAGGCTGGAGCAAAAGTATGGGTATTAGTAAATGCGATCAATCTTGATGTCTGGAAAGCATTGGCACCCCTTGGTGCGATACCTGTTGTTCATGGGATGGAGAAAGAAACTCTAAAAACAACGGAAACAAAAACGGAAGAAAAAACAGACCCGACAGAAGAGGATGATGTGAAGAAAAAAGACATCGCTGCCCGTAAAATGAAGGTTAGCGAAAAAACGGCTAAATTCGGTGTTTTGAAACACCGGATTTTTGCCGTATATTCACCAAAGGGTGGCGTAGGAAAAACGACATTGGCAACCTTTCTTGGGTATTCAATTGCGAAGAATACCAATCTCAAAGTGAGCATTATAGACTTGGACCATACGAGAGAAGGGTCGGATGTTGCAAGGAAATTCGGCCTTTTCTCTATCACGGACGACATGCAGAAAATTAAAACCATCGTCAATTTCCATCGATTTCCTGAGAAAGAATACCGCTCTTGGGACAAGATACGAGATTTCCTTCAGGAAACAAGTCTCCCCAGCCTTTATTACCTTGCGAGTCCTATGAATGTCGAAGATAACGAACTGATCACAGCAGAGCTTACGGAGAAAGTGGCTTATATCTTGAAAAATCACTTTGATATTCTGATCTTCGATCTGGCGGATGACTTGAGGGGTGGAAATGTGAAAGCGATGGAGATCAGCGACGCGATTCTTTTCGTAAGCGGCGCGGATATTGACAGTATTGATATATCAAGTGGGTTTATCCGAAGGACAGTCACAAAATTAAATCTGCCGCTTGAAAAGTTTCGCCTTGTTTTAAATCAGATACCCGATCGACCGCTATACACACTTCAGAGTGTGTCGGAGAAAATTGGCCTTCCGCTTTTCGCAGAAATCCCGGAAGACCCTGAGCTTAGAAAATGGAGAACGGAGAAAAACGCGGTTACAGATGCGATCTTCGAAACGAAATATGGAAAGGCACTAAAAGAGCTAACCAAAAACCTCCTTCCCGAAGGGAGTTTTGTAGCGAAAAAGAAACAATCTTTTTTAAGCCGACTCTTTGGTAGAAAGGAGGAATAA
- a CDS encoding AAA family ATPase: MENLHLVFSNEPEFDEMARLLSEEGFLVIGRDYNLEQFHAAVKSRQVKSKLAFLYGPQVSISDQEYLRLIEEIRILEPSLRMVFVFSDLYESRNVITGLVELGVYDIHVREEFGIEDAVDWLIKKRSIAYARMMLAGRLDAEEEVEEESENFQMQIEPPLPEVKSEVKERKIERKRVTESDPKKRLLRFPSLKIPSIKIPSVKIRWPKMKIPKKERTAEFKDRTYEVSYNSGKTVDEIFGLKPNTIPNSSFNITNALKPMNRTQSRIIGFFSGTKGSVGKTTLSTNLAALLQRKGKKTLLIDADSGSRGATMAAFGEDRILPDISDILGGVMVDKDIHVERFVDDYEYIVIDFGNLINDETLRVLQKCDTLFLVAVPESLSVSIMKRFMEKEGRGLENEIRLIVNRYKVGEGLEPWEVGRRLGLPLTAIVPEDLETIEKAIKKRTTAVFIKENKIVAPLEEALRKSQKINEGVNVQ, from the coding sequence TTGGAAAATCTTCATCTTGTTTTTTCAAATGAGCCGGAATTTGATGAAATGGCCAGACTCCTTTCTGAAGAAGGTTTTCTTGTTATTGGCAGGGATTATAATCTCGAACAATTTCATGCTGCCGTGAAGAGCAGACAGGTAAAAAGCAAACTTGCATTTTTGTACGGACCCCAAGTGTCTATTTCAGATCAGGAATACCTGAGATTGATCGAAGAGATTCGTATTCTTGAGCCATCACTCAGGATGGTTTTTGTCTTTAGTGATCTATACGAATCTCGAAATGTCATAACAGGGTTAGTTGAACTAGGAGTCTATGATATTCACGTCAGAGAAGAGTTTGGCATAGAAGATGCAGTAGATTGGCTTATAAAGAAGCGTTCAATTGCTTATGCACGGATGATGCTTGCCGGGCGGTTAGACGCAGAAGAAGAAGTAGAAGAAGAAAGCGAAAATTTTCAAATGCAGATTGAACCCCCTTTGCCGGAGGTAAAATCAGAAGTAAAGGAAAGAAAAATAGAAAGAAAAAGGGTAACTGAGAGTGATCCTAAAAAAAGGCTTCTACGATTCCCCTCATTGAAAATTCCATCTATAAAGATTCCTTCTGTAAAGATAAGATGGCCAAAAATGAAGATCCCAAAGAAGGAAAGAACTGCTGAATTCAAGGATAGAACCTATGAAGTATCTTACAACAGCGGGAAAACAGTGGATGAAATATTTGGATTAAAACCAAATACAATTCCTAATTCATCTTTTAATATTACAAATGCATTGAAACCGATGAATAGGACTCAATCGCGTATTATTGGTTTTTTTAGCGGTACAAAAGGAAGTGTAGGGAAAACCACGCTATCCACAAATCTTGCCGCCCTTCTTCAAAGGAAAGGGAAGAAAACCCTGCTCATTGATGCAGATTCAGGAAGCAGAGGGGCGACGATGGCTGCTTTCGGAGAAGATCGAATCCTTCCGGATATCTCCGATATACTTGGTGGGGTGATGGTGGATAAAGATATTCACGTAGAGAGGTTTGTCGATGATTATGAATATATCGTCATCGACTTTGGAAACCTTATCAATGATGAAACGCTTCGTGTGTTGCAAAAATGCGACACACTTTTTTTAGTGGCAGTACCGGAAAGCCTTTCGGTCTCCATTATGAAGCGATTTATGGAAAAAGAAGGGAGGGGATTAGAAAATGAAATCCGTTTAATAGTAAATCGCTACAAAGTTGGAGAAGGTTTAGAGCCTTGGGAAGTTGGACGCAGACTGGGGTTGCCTTTAACGGCGATTGTGCCGGAGGATTTGGAAACAATTGAAAAAGCAATAAAAAAGAGAACAACGGCAGTCTTTATAAAAGAAAATAAGATTGTCGCGCCGCTTGAAGAAGCACTACGAAAAAGTCAAAAAATCAATGAAGGAGTGAATGTACAGTGA